In the Spirochaetia bacterium 38H-sp genome, AAAAAATGCAAAAAGCTCTGGAAGAAAAAAAAATAAGTCCGGGACATGCACGCGCCATATTGTCCGTAGTTAATCCGGCCGCAATGGAAAAACTCTATCAACGTATAATAGCAGAAGGCTTATCTGTAAGAGAAGCTGAGCGTCTTGCAGCAGAATTAAACAGCGGCAGATTGCAAAAAAGCAAAACAGATACAGTAGAACCTAGTAGAACAAACGACCCATTTTTAAGGCAACTGGAAGAAAAATGCATAGAAAAGTTTGGCACCAAGGTACGTATAAAAGGTAGTCTTAAGAGAGGCACACTGCAAATAGACTACTACTCTGCTGACGATTTAACGCGCATAATAGATTTATTGATAAAATAAAAATATCGAATGCAAGCCGCTAGCGCGACTTGCTTTTTTTATGACAGTCGCATACCTGCTGAAACCTTTCTGGCAAAAAAATATAACCCTTTCGTGTTACTGATACTATACATTTTTCCAAACCCGGAAGACAGGCAGCCAATTCTTTTCTGAGAATAGCAATTTGCATATCAACCGCTCTGGAATTTTCTAACTTACTTCCTATTGTCATTGCAATGGCACCCTTGGGCAGGCAAACTCCGGAGTTTTTTAAAAAAAACAGGAGCAAGTTCTTTCTTGTAGGACTTAGCCAAAGAGGTGAATCATTTACAACGATTTTATGATTATCAAACCAGATATCAAGAAATTCTGTTTTTATATTTTTTCTCAAAAACCTGGAAGTTCTGGCGACAAGCTCTTCTAGTGACCATGGTTCTTTGAGATAATCAGCGCATCCTAGAGAAAAAGCCTTTGCAACATTAGAAGGAGTTCCAGAAACAATAATATAAGAATTGATTTTGTCAAGAGAAGAAACAGATAAAAAATCCTCCCAGGTAATAACACAAACAGGATGAGAAACAGCATCTTCTAGGGAAGACACAAGAAAAAAAGAATTATACTGCGCTGTTTTTTTTAATTGTTCTTTTAAGAAAACAGATTGAGATACATCTCGTAAGAATATAGCTACTCCATCACTCTTTATCATTTTCCGGCAGACTAAGCTTTTTCTTTAAATCCTGTAGCAATATATCCGCTTTGTCCTCAGGCTTTTCAAGTTTGGCTATTTCCTCCTCGAGGCTTTTTGCTCTGGAGTCGACTTCCAATTCTTCCATTGCCTCTGCTTCCGACTCCATCTCTTCTACGCGTTTCTCCAACTCATCAAACGCCAGAAAAGCAGAAGTATCAGATATACCCTTTATAGTCTCCTGCAGTTTCTTCTGAGTCTGTACTCTTTTTGCTCTGGCAATAAGTATGTTTCTCTTTCTTCTTGCAGACTCTATTTTTTCCTGAAGCTCTCTTAAGGATTTTTTTAGCTTTTCCACAGTTTCATGCTGTTTTTTATAATTTTCTTCAAAAGCCTTTAACTCTTCTTCCGCATCTGCTTTTTTAAGTAAAGCTTCTTTTGCCAGATCTTCTCTTCCAGCCTTAAGGG is a window encoding:
- a CDS encoding PspA/IM30 family protein; the encoded protein is MGLFGRFIRAVKAQFSSLVKKMEDPEKLLDQLILDMNKQLIEAKKSVAHALADQKRLEKRVEECRAEVHSWEEKAVIALKAGREDLAKEALLKKADAEEELKAFEENYKKQHETVEKLKKSLRELQEKIESARRKRNILIARAKRVQTQKKLQETIKGISDTSAFLAFDELEKRVEEMESEAEAMEELEVDSRAKSLEEEIAKLEKPEDKADILLQDLKKKLSLPENDKE
- a CDS encoding winged helix-turn-helix domain-containing protein is translated as MIKSDGVAIFLRDVSQSVFLKEQLKKTAQYNSFFLVSSLEDAVSHPVCVITWEDFLSVSSLDKINSYIIVSGTPSNVAKAFSLGCADYLKEPWSLEELVARTSRFLRKNIKTEFLDIWFDNHKIVVNDSPLWLSPTRKNLLLFFLKNSGVCLPKGAIAMTIGSKLENSRAVDMQIAILRKELAACLPGLEKCIVSVTRKGYIFLPERFQQVCDCHKKSKSR